In the genome of Gemmatimonadota bacterium, the window TCAAGTATGCATAAATCTGATACATGTATCCGCTTCTTATACCTTCATTTCTATACCATCCACTAGATAAAACTGAGTTGAATTTCGTGTCTATAACTATACGACGGGTTTTTGCAGCGTGGTCCAACACAATATCGGTACGCATGGTAGGGAGTACCTCGTGAATCCGCGGACTCATGTCTGTCGTGGGCCATCTGATTCTCGTTCCAGAATTCACCTTCCACCCGTATTTGGAAAGCACCACATCATAGAATCCTGCAATACCTTTCTCAAAGAGTCTGCGTATCCAGTTTAAATCACGGTCCGGCAGTGGCAGGTGCCTTGAGCCGGTCTGCTCGGTCGGAATGGCCATTTCGAAGGCGAGACGAGCTGCATCCACCATCTTGCGATCTACCGCGTCATGTCTGCCGTATCGTTCTACAGAAGTTTCCTCGCGTCCCGGTCGTTCACCCACAACACCTTGGCGCCTAAGGCTTCCCACGAGCACTCGACACCGATGAGCCAACTCTTTCTTATGTACAAACTTGGAGATCGCCTCGAGCGCGGATCGAACGTACCTGTTTCTCGGGGTGTCAATCGTCAGCTCGTCGAATCGACAGGCGACCATGCCCCGTTGCAGTAGTTGATGTGCTTCGGTTTGGAGTAGGTCTATACGTCCTCGAACACGTCCGAGTACATCGTGACGGAACTGGTAACCGTAACTCAGATTTCGTCTTAATCGTCGCTCGACTTCATGAGAAAGGATTTCGGCAACCAGATCGGGTAGGTCATCTGGATTATTTTCGTAAGATCGGTTTCCTGATGCATCGAGTTGTCTGAAAAGATCTGAGGCGTAAAGCATCAACAGCCAAAGATTACGTACGGGGATACGACCGATATGGCCAGACTGCTCATCCGTCCGATCAGCAGTGCTAACTATTGGACCATAATCCACTAGAAGCCTTCCAGAAGTTTCTGCTTTGCATTTTCTGATTTCTCGAGGTCTTCGAACCAATATTCGTCGAGTAACGGTCCGATTTCCGTATCGACCACATCCCGGTACCACTTTCGACCGTCGTCAATTGGTTGTTCAAATGGTGGTGTAACATAACTGTGTCCCAAACGAAATTGTGAACCAAGACTGGCGTCATCAGCGATCGTTTGGTTCAGATTACCGATGCGATGCTCAATTTCAGTGAGTGTCTCTATATCTATCTTGTTCTTCTGGTGGACCCATTTACGCCAGGGCTCGCCCAGGGTAGGCTCAAGGTCGATAAAGGCAAACCTACGACGAAGCGCCAGGTCTACAAGAGCAAGGGATCGGTCGGCGATATTCATCGTACCAATTACGAAGAGATTGTTGGGAATAAAGAATCGTTCGTCACTAGACCTCGGATAAACCAGTCTCAAGGCCTCATTTGGAGTTCGCTTGTCAGTCTCAAGTAGAGTCAACATTTCACCTAGAATCTGTGCTGGATTACCTCTGTTTATCTCCTCGATTACTAAGACATACCTAGCATTGTGATCTTTCTCCGCCTCATCCCTTATGGTTATGAAGGGACCGTCAACAAGCGTGAGTTTACCATCTCCTGCTGGACGCCATCCACGTACGAAATCTTCGTAGGAAAGATTAGGATGAAACTGTACAGAACGTACCTTGCTTTCGTCTCGTTCACCGATTAATGCAAAGGCTAACTTTCTGGCCAGCCAAGTTTTACCGGTTCCCGGAGGGCCTTGAAGTATGAGGTTTTTCTTGGTACGAAGGCGATTGAGTATTGACTCGAGTTTCTTTCTGCCAATAAAACACCCATCGTTTACGATGTTATCGAGTGAATATGGATCATTTGGTAACAAAGGATCCGGACCATTTGTTGGCGGCCCAACCGAGCCACTATATTTGTACAGCCAGGCTTCACGGGATAGTTCCGGAAAAGAGCGGACTGGGTACGTGTCTTCATGAAACCTAGTCGTCAGCGTTTCATGAACCTTAAGATAATCGTTAGCACTACAAAACCTCTTATTTGGCACATTCAAACCGATTTCTACATTCAGTTTTACATCTAAGTATTGACGGACTTGTTTATCTAGGGCTGGGAAATCCCATGGTCGAATCCAGTGAAGTCCAATTGTAAGGGACCAACCTACAAAGAGACGGCCCGCAGCATCGTTGAAGGATGATATAAAATGATCTCGTGCATTTTCATCATCAGAATCTGTGAGTTCGATCGCTCGCGTAAAAACTTCCCAAAGAGAATCGATGTCATCCGGCCGTCTGTCTTTCTCGAAACCAAATAACCAAGAACTCTGATTGTTGAGAACGGGAATCCCATCTAGGGATGCAGGGAATGTTCCTGTGATATTCAGTAATTTTGCCAGTTCGGTACCTATGACTTTCCGATTGGTATGTGAGATACCACGATTAAAAAGGCCCATAGTCGTAAATGGACAAATGTCCTTCAATGGTCCAGTAGTGCCGTCGTTAAACCGATCACCATGAACAAGGGTCATCCCGTCTACTCTCGAAGCGATTTCATGTATCCCCGAGATTAACTCAGTTCGACGGTTTTTGAAGGCTAGTAATCCATCTGCAAAAGCCTCATAAAAACCTGTCCATTCGTAGTGTTTTTTGTCGCCTGTATAGTCCCCGAACCTGTCTCGCCAATATGGAGCGTTCCGAAACCTATCGATCTCCTGCGGTGTGTTTTCAAATGCAAATGCAATCAGGGCATCGATATGCCAATTATCTCCTGGTAACACCCGCCATACAGTTCCTCGAAAGGTGAAGAAGTACCATTCACGCACGGGATCGACTTTATGCCAATCTACTTTGACTGTGTGACCATCGCCAAGATTGGCTGTGATTGTACCAATAGCCTTGATCGCCATTACTGATACAAAATGATCTCGACTGTCAAACGGCA includes:
- the mcrC gene encoding 5-methylcytosine-specific restriction endonuclease system specificity protein McrC, whose protein sequence is MDYGPIVSTADRTDEQSGHIGRIPVRNLWLLMLYASDLFRQLDASGNRSYENNPDDLPDLVAEILSHEVERRLRRNLSYGYQFRHDVLGRVRGRIDLLQTEAHQLLQRGMVACRFDELTIDTPRNRYVRSALEAISKFVHKKELAHRCRVLVGSLRRQGVVGERPGREETSVERYGRHDAVDRKMVDAARLAFEMAIPTEQTGSRHLPLPDRDLNWIRRLFEKGIAGFYDVVLSKYGWKVNSGTRIRWPTTDMSPRIHEVLPTMRTDIVLDHAAKTRRIVIDTKFNSVLSSGWYRNEGIRSGYMYQIYAYLRSQEESGNPLDLHAEGMFLHPSVGEMFDEWVVIQGHRIQFKTVDLAADTQTIRLQLLNAIQV
- a CDS encoding AAA family ATPase, producing the protein MNLTSEETSARPCWFVGASFGRVNDQTEQFLKEGIWKNNFDEDHPTVAMTKTMQPGDRIAIKSNFVRKHDLPFDSRDHFVSVMAIKAIGTITANLGDGHTVKVDWHKVDPVREWYFFTFRGTVWRVLPGDNWHIDALIAFAFENTPQEIDRFRNAPYWRDRFGDYTGDKKHYEWTGFYEAFADGLLAFKNRRTELISGIHEIASRVDGMTLVHGDRFNDGTTGPLKDICPFTTMGLFNRGISHTNRKVIGTELAKLLNITGTFPASLDGIPVLNNQSSWLFGFEKDRRPDDIDSLWEVFTRAIELTDSDDENARDHFISSFNDAAGRLFVGWSLTIGLHWIRPWDFPALDKQVRQYLDVKLNVEIGLNVPNKRFCSANDYLKVHETLTTRFHEDTYPVRSFPELSREAWLYKYSGSVGPPTNGPDPLLPNDPYSLDNIVNDGCFIGRKKLESILNRLRTKKNLILQGPPGTGKTWLARKLAFALIGERDESKVRSVQFHPNLSYEDFVRGWRPAGDGKLTLVDGPFITIRDEAEKDHNARYVLVIEEINRGNPAQILGEMLTLLETDKRTPNEALRLVYPRSSDERFFIPNNLFVIGTMNIADRSLALVDLALRRRFAFIDLEPTLGEPWRKWVHQKNKIDIETLTEIEHRIGNLNQTIADDASLGSQFRLGHSYVTPPFEQPIDDGRKWYRDVVDTEIGPLLDEYWFEDLEKSENAKQKLLEGF